In a single window of the Salvelinus namaycush isolate Seneca chromosome 6, SaNama_1.0, whole genome shotgun sequence genome:
- the LOC120048979 gene encoding zinc finger protein OZF-like encodes MPTVIKLYSLQFSLAVSEEEVPPEQQHCEQEWSSGLGQEDPEPTQIKEEQEELRISQEEERLQGLEADITEFKFPPTCVKNECDQEDPLQSMTEQTMANRESDSKPVDLKPFGTVTHLKGLDIPFDPPDSQNNASSHSSAASSDQVGLNSSPPLDLIVHKLAHTGEKLFSCGDCGKSFSQKEHLGNHIRIHTGEKPFSCGDCGKSFTVKGNLTVHKLAHTGKKPFSCGDCGKSFYQSQELTAHIRTHTGEKSFSCGDCGKRFYHKITLNRHVQTHTGLKPFICGDCGKRFYHKITLNRHVQTHTGEKPFICGDCGKSFSQKEHLGNHTLTHTGEKPFSCGDCGKSFRQKGTLNTHKLTHTGVKSFSCGDCGKSFILKGSLKMHIQTHTGVKPFICGDCGKGFYLKGDLGKHILTHTGEKPFSCGDCGKSFRQKSALKTHTLTHTGVKPFHCGDCGKRFSQNGALKKHLLTHTGVKSV; translated from the coding sequence acTCCCTGCAgttctctcttgctgtctctgaagaggaggttccccctgagcagcagcactgtgagcaggagtggagcTCCGGTCTGGGGCAGGAGGACCCAGAGCCCACACAGATcaaagaggaacaggaggaactCCGGATCAGTCAAGAGGAAGAGCGGCTTCAAGGGTTGGAGGCTGATATCACAGAGTTCAAATTCCCTCCTACCTGTGTGAAAAATGAATGTGATCAGGAGGACCCACTTCAGTCCATGACTGAACAGACTATGGCGAACAGAGAGAGTGACTCCAAACCAGTGGATCTCAAACCTTTTGGGACTGTGACCCACCTAAAGGGTCTCGACATTCCCTTTGACCCTCCAGATAGTCAAAACAATGCCTCCAGTCACAGCTCTGCTGCAAGCAGCGACCAAGTAGGACTTAACAGCAGCCCACCATTGGATCTAATTGTGCACAAACTGgctcacactggagagaaactgtttagctgtggtgactgtgggaaaagcttcagtCAAAAGGAACACCTTGGGAACCACATACgcatccacacaggagagaaaccgtttagctgtggTGACTGCGGGAAAAGCTTCACTGTCAAGGGGAACCTAACTGTGCACAAACTGGCTCACACTGGAAAGAAACCATTTAGTTGTGGTGACTGCGGGAAAAGCTTCTATCAGAGCCAGGAACTAACTGCGCATATACGGACTCACACTGGGGAGAAATCgtttagctgtggtgactgtgggaaaaggTTTTATCACAAGATTACTCTAAACCGACACGTTCAGACTCACACAGGACTGAAACCATTTATCTGTGGCGACTGTGGGAAAAGGTTTTATCACAAGATTACTCTAAACCGACACGTTcagactcacacaggagagaaaccatttataTGTGGcgactgtgggaaaagcttcagtCAGAAGGAACACCTTGGGAACCATAcactgactcacacaggagagaaaccgtttagctgtggagactgtgggaaaagcttcagGCAGAAGGGGACCTTAAATACACATAAACTGACTCACACGGGAGTGAAATCATTTAGCTGTGGagactgtgggaagagcttcatTCTGAAGGGGTCCCTAAAGATGCATATACAGACTCACACAGGTGTAAAACCATTTATATGTGGAGACTGCGGGAAAGGCTTCTATCTGAAGGGAGACCTAGGTAAGCATATACTGACTCACACAGgtgagaaaccatttagctgtggagACTGCGGGAAAAGCTTCAGGCAGAAGTCGGCCCTAAAGACGCACACACTGACTCACACCGGAGTGAAGCCATTTCACTGTGgagactgtgggaagagattcagtCAGAATGGGGCCCTAAAGAAGCATTTATTGACTCACACAGGAGTGAAATCAGTGTAG